In the bacterium genome, one interval contains:
- a CDS encoding PH domain-containing protein — MNISTLIHQKAYETRVLELRRHWLLLLKRVIVWAALAAIPFGLFVFLRVNVPAILAHPVAYPALVLGFGAFELSMWLVFFTMFIDYELDLWVITNDRLVSMEQHGLFARTVAELDLWRVQDVTTDVRGVFPTFFNYGNVHVQTAAATERFLLEDVPDPNAVRTFILEMADVDRRFHHSDAMPPPPVTTP, encoded by the coding sequence ATGAACATCTCAACACTCATCCATCAGAAGGCATACGAGACGCGCGTCCTCGAGCTCCGGCGGCACTGGCTCTTGCTCCTCAAGCGCGTGATCGTCTGGGCCGCGCTCGCCGCGATCCCCTTCGGGCTGTTCGTCTTTCTCCGCGTGAACGTTCCGGCAATCCTCGCGCACCCCGTGGCGTACCCCGCGCTCGTGCTGGGTTTTGGCGCGTTCGAGCTCTCGATGTGGCTCGTCTTCTTCACGATGTTCATTGACTACGAGCTGGACCTCTGGGTCATCACGAACGATCGGCTCGTCTCCATGGAGCAGCACGGGCTCTTCGCGCGGACCGTTGCCGAGCTCGACCTCTGGCGCGTGCAGGACGTCACGACAGACGTGCGCGGCGTGTTCCCCACGTTCTTCAACTACGGCAACGTCCACGTGCAGACCGCCGCTGCAACCGAGCGGTTCTTACTCGAAGATGTCCCCGACCCCAACGCGGTTCGCACGTTCATCCTGGAGATGGCGGATGTTGATCGGCGGTTCCACCACAGCGACGCGATGCCGCCACCTCCGGTGACCACCCCGTGA
- the ruvB gene encoding Holliday junction branch migration DNA helicase RuvB, producing the protein MTDRLIATEERTDDATLDLTLRPQTFGEYVGQTKVKETLAIAMQAAAKRREAIEHVLLHGAPGLGKTTLAHIIAKELGVAIRVTSGPALERAGDLAAILSNLQDGDVLFIDEVHRLPKLIEEVLYPAMEDFALDLVLGQGPAARTVRLDLPKFTIVAATTRIALLSAPLRDRFGHQFHLESYRVEEIAAILERSARILGVRLATDARDELAKRARATPRIANRLLKRVRDYAEVKGDGQVQLALAHAALAQLEVDALGLDALDRTILTTIIEKFAGGPVGLSTIAAATNQEAATIEEVYEPFLLQLGFLDRTPRGRIATPRAYEHLGIPIPAGVATLL; encoded by the coding sequence ATGACTGATCGCCTCATCGCAACCGAAGAGCGTACCGACGACGCCACGCTCGACCTCACACTCCGGCCGCAGACGTTCGGCGAGTACGTGGGGCAGACCAAGGTCAAGGAGACCCTGGCGATTGCGATGCAAGCCGCGGCGAAGCGGCGGGAGGCGATTGAGCATGTGCTGCTCCACGGCGCACCCGGCTTGGGGAAGACGACGCTCGCGCACATCATCGCGAAGGAGCTCGGTGTCGCGATCCGCGTGACGAGCGGCCCGGCGCTCGAGCGCGCGGGCGACCTCGCAGCGATCCTCTCCAACCTCCAGGACGGTGATGTGTTGTTCATTGATGAGGTCCATCGTCTCCCGAAGCTCATCGAGGAAGTCCTCTACCCCGCCATGGAGGATTTTGCGCTCGACCTCGTGCTCGGTCAGGGTCCCGCTGCGCGGACGGTGCGGCTCGATCTTCCCAAGTTCACCATCGTTGCCGCCACGACGCGCATCGCGCTCCTCTCCGCGCCGCTCCGCGACCGGTTTGGGCACCAGTTCCACCTCGAGTCGTACCGCGTGGAGGAGATCGCCGCGATCCTCGAACGCTCCGCACGCATCCTTGGTGTGCGCCTCGCCACCGATGCGCGCGATGAGCTCGCGAAGCGTGCGCGCGCAACGCCGCGCATCGCGAATCGCCTCCTCAAGCGCGTGCGTGACTACGCGGAGGTGAAGGGCGATGGGCAGGTGCAGCTCGCACTCGCGCACGCGGCACTCGCGCAGCTCGAGGTGGACGCGCTCGGCCTCGACGCGCTCGACCGCACCATCCTCACCACCATCATCGAGAAGTTCGCCGGCGGTCCCGTCGGCCTCTCCACGATCGCCGCCGCCACCAATCAGGAGGCCGCGACCATCGAGGAGGTCTACGAACCCTTCCTCCTCCAGCTCGGCTTCCTCGACCGCACCCCCCGCGGCCGCATCGCAACCCCGCGCGCGTACGAGCACCTCGGTATCCCCATTCCCGCTGGAGTAGCAACGCTCCTCTAA
- a CDS encoding tetratricopeptide repeat protein — translation MSGNDTQNLHNQIARLQEDVGLLGGKVGDWQKLARVLSELARQLGGAQLDPEDAARRLTVVLQGQSPDCPPDIADTLERERDAHAETSERDSLRRQTIGVAQRYVQWGKFAKAIATYQAFLTDHPDDIRILLKMGDLQQQHGDGAAAKETYVRVAAYYETQGFYLKAVAVFKQVIKLDPNDTQLRLKLAHLYEQLDLMRDALSELRAVAKEFRRTGRDGDESIVLSRITTIDPRDTASRIWLAEAYVRKDLRAPAVAEFTCAARDLREQRRMDEWSAVTERLLTLDPMNTRVARELGKHYLNRGEHLRAKEKLLLRYSTDPEETDTIENLAQCCIHLGDFDRATLLFTKLVELYRRDGNTTMEQLARAWLTTLDQDGASHVRAQADVDALAIAMVGTIMDAMHDTEDAANYPRLRVLGGPDEGDALVIRDETAYHIGNQEDCHLRLRGFFGRFRAVVQRDAKGGVSLSVLDQQAEAFVNDLPLSSNQRVELCDRDIIQIGATQVVFVDPEADIMDPLKDLPDDLIVRTPDAGGGAVGASDEQQRLFRAVGTFLEGDQIDVAYALAAKLAHEEDLAEKNLPTIVELIEQRRDHEHTLTLAQWCVRHGGVEHVLEYFMRRFAASVQLRDRASGIRQETPQSEVERIFLDECIRRIPLTDEQLGRIDRLARELHFADWQLVMLSAMIEDAKIRTSDAE, via the coding sequence ATGTCTGGAAACGATACGCAGAACCTTCACAACCAGATTGCACGGCTCCAGGAGGATGTCGGTCTGCTCGGGGGAAAGGTCGGGGACTGGCAGAAACTCGCGCGGGTCCTCAGCGAGCTCGCGCGGCAGCTCGGAGGCGCGCAGCTCGATCCGGAGGACGCGGCAAGGCGGCTCACAGTGGTGCTCCAGGGCCAGTCGCCCGATTGCCCGCCCGATATCGCCGACACACTGGAAAGAGAGCGCGATGCGCACGCGGAGACAAGCGAGCGCGACTCGCTTCGCCGCCAGACCATCGGCGTGGCGCAACGATACGTCCAGTGGGGGAAGTTCGCGAAGGCCATTGCCACCTACCAGGCGTTCCTCACCGATCACCCCGATGACATACGCATCCTCCTCAAGATGGGCGACCTCCAACAACAGCACGGCGACGGCGCTGCCGCCAAGGAGACGTATGTGCGCGTTGCCGCATACTACGAGACCCAAGGGTTCTACCTCAAGGCCGTCGCAGTGTTCAAGCAGGTCATCAAACTCGATCCGAACGATACGCAGCTGCGCTTGAAGCTCGCGCACCTCTACGAGCAACTCGACCTCATGCGGGACGCGCTCAGCGAGCTCCGCGCCGTGGCCAAAGAGTTCCGTCGCACGGGAAGGGATGGGGATGAGTCCATCGTGCTCAGCAGGATCACCACCATTGATCCACGGGACACCGCAAGCCGCATCTGGCTCGCGGAGGCCTACGTACGTAAAGACCTGCGAGCACCGGCCGTCGCAGAGTTCACGTGCGCTGCGCGCGACCTGCGCGAACAACGGCGCATGGACGAATGGAGCGCGGTGACGGAGCGGCTCCTCACGCTCGACCCCATGAACACGCGCGTCGCGCGTGAGCTGGGCAAGCACTATCTGAACCGTGGAGAGCATTTGCGTGCAAAGGAGAAGCTGCTGCTGCGGTACTCGACCGATCCGGAAGAAACGGATACGATCGAGAACCTCGCGCAGTGCTGCATCCACCTCGGTGATTTCGATCGGGCAACGTTGCTGTTCACGAAACTCGTCGAGCTCTACCGCCGCGACGGCAACACCACCATGGAGCAACTGGCGCGTGCTTGGCTCACCACCCTAGACCAGGATGGCGCAAGCCACGTACGAGCGCAGGCCGATGTGGACGCCCTTGCCATCGCCATGGTGGGCACCATCATGGATGCGATGCACGACACGGAGGATGCCGCAAACTATCCGCGCCTCCGCGTGCTCGGCGGCCCAGATGAGGGCGATGCGCTGGTGATCCGCGATGAGACCGCGTACCACATTGGCAATCAGGAGGACTGCCACCTGCGCCTGCGCGGTTTCTTCGGTCGCTTCCGCGCGGTCGTACAGCGGGATGCAAAAGGTGGCGTTTCGCTCTCGGTGCTCGATCAGCAGGCAGAGGCCTTCGTCAACGACCTGCCGCTCTCCTCGAACCAGCGCGTGGAGCTTTGCGATCGCGATATCATTCAGATCGGTGCGACGCAGGTCGTCTTCGTGGATCCCGAGGCGGACATCATGGATCCGCTCAAGGATCTTCCGGACGACCTGATCGTCCGTACGCCCGATGCGGGAGGCGGTGCGGTGGGCGCGAGCGACGAACAGCAACGACTCTTCAGAGCGGTGGGAACCTTCCTCGAGGGTGACCAGATCGACGTGGCTTACGCGCTTGCCGCAAAGCTCGCGCATGAGGAGGATCTTGCGGAGAAGAACCTCCCAACCATTGTCGAGCTCATCGAGCAGCGCAGAGACCATGAGCACACGCTCACGCTCGCGCAGTGGTGCGTGCGCCACGGCGGAGTCGAGCACGTCCTCGAGTACTTCATGCGACGATTCGCCGCGAGCGTACAACTGCGGGATCGCGCCAGTGGCATCCGCCAGGAGACGCCGCAAAGTGAGGTCGAGCGCATCTTCCTGGACGAGTGCATCCGCAGGATCCCGCTCACGGACGAACAGCTCGGCCGCATCGATCGCCTCGCGCGCGAGCTCCACTTCGCCGACTGGCAACTCGTCATGCTCAGTGCCATGATCGAGGATGCGAAAATCCGTACGTCGGACGCCGAGTAG